TCAGTCGATCGATGAACGGAAATCTTCGATATGAATGCGTATTGCTgttacacgcacaaaaaaatataggatctttttctttttcaatgatacttatcacatttttacataataacTGGGCCGTTCCTAACCAATTTGGAACCCTAGACAACACATCTGCTGGTGCCCCCACTTTGCAACAATACCTATTATCAccacaaatattttaacactcACACTGTACTTCATTCTCCACTGGCAGTTTGTGTGTGGGAAGGTACTGGACTTGGttggcttggacttggtgctgatgtggataaggtggctgtaaaagatggcccatgATGTACTGAGGTGGAAGGAAATATTTtaagaagagcatctacaaagagaaaaaaGTTGAATGTTACATTGTTTgagtcaaatagctgttgattgtgaaaccagcatgacataacaaTAATAGCGCCTAACTTTACAGtacctggctcaatcaggtgtccGGATCCGGCCACTAACCTGGACTGGTGagggtgaaaaataaaattgattaaTGAAGCACTGCAACAACACAGGACCattcaataataatgaattaaataatatacgataataaaaaaaacaaaatttaatatttttttcacatgaacgGAATTGCCAATTTAATGAACTAATGACTCATTTAATACCAAATGTTTGAATTTAAATCCATGacacttttagtcccccataccacagaactaTGAAATTATTCATTGCATACTTAAtggtgtttttatttagttatccttgacactttttggcaaggcaaatttatttgaatagcACAAtataacacaaggtaaaagtccTTCAAATGACATGAAAATCAGCAAGACACAACTGTAGTcccccatacactttgtccaacATTCTCTACAATGGGAGcaggagtaaatttaactgacaTCAATCCACacctggctgaatactgaaaatatttctaaaacaacaggcTTGTCTAATGAAAGAGTGTAATTTAGCTTTAGCAGGATGTCATCTaaactctatgtaaataacTGCTACCTTGCAATTGCGTATAGGTGTTTATGCaattaaaaatgttgttttcatcacaacaaacctctgtcTTGTTCACGTTTATGCTTCTCTTCTATCTTCTTTCTAAAATGTGACCCGGAGGACTTATGTCTTTTCGTGATGTCGCTAAATTACAGAGGATTGCATAAAAATAACACCTTCAAGTAGCTCTCTGGTCTGTGGGTGTGTTAGagactgtggtgaaattaccgCATCACAGGGAACAGTGAAAGAGCAGAAGAAgctttagaaaaaatatttaattatatTTCAAAGACTTAGTACTAAATGTATTGTAGTTCATTTGATTTCTTGTCTTATATAaatttttgaatactgctatcatcaaatgttactttgaacatttttttcttgacgccgttttggatactgcaacaccCCTAGCATTTGCCCAGCTCGCTCTATGGACCGCACAGGTCTACATGATAATATGGTAAATGTGATTACATCACAATTATCACCTTTCCATATAATAATATCACGTTTATACATAATAAtcccaggtaacttcctgttggttttgggtcactttatgTTGGTTCGGGGCcattcccaggtcacgtccagttcattggtcacttcgtcTTGCATTCCAGCAGCTCCGTCATGTCGTCAGTGCTCCAAAAACTCATCAACCCTCTGCCGGGAAGCTCTAAAGAGCCCCCCAGGAACAAAGTGACAGTTGTCGGAGTGGGCCAAGTTGGCATGGCTTGCGCCATCAGCATCCTATTGCGGGTGAGACACTCTGTATTACAATCATCGAGATATGGCGAAGAATTGAAAATGTCTGTTATCACAATAGGATCTGTGTGATGAGCTAGCTCTGGTGGATGTGATGGAAGATCGCCTGAAGGGAGAGGTGATGGACCTTCAGCACGGCAGCCTTTTCCTCAAGACGTCCAAAATTGTCGCGGACAAAGGTCAGAATGCACTATAGCGTACTCGTGTCACATCAAAACAAGAGCTCTCATTCTCATTTCCCAGACTACGCGGTGACCGCAAACTCCCGCTTGGTCGTGGTGACTGCCGGAGTCCGCCAGCAGGAGGGCGAGAGTCGCCTCAACCTGGTGCAGAGGAACGTTAACGTCTTCAAGTCCATCATTCCTCAGATCATGAAGTACAGCCCACAGTGCACGCTTATCGTCGTCTCCAATCCAGGTACATGAAATATTTTCTTTCGGCTTCGTAGGTGGAATTCTTCCCTGTTCTTGCTTGATTTTCCAGAAATGTTTTAAGATTGAAAACAATTCCTTCTCAATTTGCAGTGGACATTCTCACCTATGTGACCTGGAAGTTGAGTGGCCTGCCCAAACACCGAGTAATCGGAAGCGGGACCAACTTGGACTCGGCCCGTTTCCGCTTCATGATGGCCGAACGTCTCGGCATCCATGCTAGCTCTTTCAACGGTTGGGTGTTGGGCGAGCATGGAGACACCAGTGGTGAGTGCCCACAAAGATTAATACTGTTGTCACACTACTAAAACTTTGAACTCAATACTCAAATAACGCTCTATACCATTTTTGAAactacattaagaaaaaaacagatTAAATGTTACTTTGTATTAACTTGTTCAATGTTTCTGGTCGTCACAAAATATTTCTCGAATTGCCCTAAAACTAAAAGAAAgtcacccagaaatgccctaaaatcaacagaaagtgacccaaaatatataggaagtgacctgggaatggcccaaaatcaacagcaagtgaccaaaaccaggaaatgacccattccaaagaatgccctaaaatcaacagaaagtggt
This sequence is a window from Corythoichthys intestinalis isolate RoL2023-P3 chromosome 13, ASM3026506v1, whole genome shotgun sequence. Protein-coding genes within it:
- the ldhba gene encoding L-lactate dehydrogenase B-A chain translates to MSSVLQKLINPLPGSSKEPPRNKVTVVGVGQVGMACAISILLRDLCDELALVDVMEDRLKGEVMDLQHGSLFLKTSKIVADKDYAVTANSRLVVVTAGVRQQEGESRLNLVQRNVNVFKSIIPQIMKYSPQCTLIVVSNPVDILTYVTWKLSGLPKHRVIGSGTNLDSARFRFMMAERLGIHASSFNGWVLGEHGDTSVPVWSGANVAGVNLQKLNPEIGTDADKDQWKATHKAVVDSAYEVIKLKGYTNWAIGLSVADLTESIVKNMSRVHPVSTMVKGMYGIGEDVFLSLPCVLNSGGVGSVVNMTLNDGEVAQLKKSAETLWSIQRDLKDV